The DNA sequence CAACATCCGCATCGGCGACAACTTCTACGCCAACTTCGACTGCGTCATGCTCGACGGCGGCGGCATCACCATCGGCGACGACGTGCTCTTCGGGCCGCGGGTCGGCATCTACACCGCGAACCACGCGATCGACCCGGCCGAACGTGCCGCCGGCGCCTGTTACGCCAGGCCGGTCGTGATCGGCGACCGGGTGTGGATCGGCGGCGACGTCACGATCAACCAGGGGGTCACGATCGGGGCCGGCTCGATCGTCGGGTCCGGCAGCGTGGTCACGAAACCGGTGCCGTCCGGCGTGGTCGCCGCCGGCAACCCGGCCCGGGTGCTGCGCGAGATCACCGACGCGGACCGGACCGGTTTCCGGCCCTGACCGGCCGGCCGTCTGTGTACGATCGTACGCATGACTGACGGTCGGTCCATGCGGGAGCGGATGCTCGCCGGTGACCTCTACCTCGCCGAGGATCCCGAACTGGGAGAACTGCTCCACCGGGCGTCCGGGCTGATGGACGCGTACAACGCGAACCCGCTGCCGGCGGCCGACGAGCGGCGCCGGCTGCTGACCGAGCTGCTGGGGGAGATCGGCGAGGGCACCGAGATCCGGCCGCCGCTGCGGGTCGACTACGGCGGGCAGATCCGCATCGGCGCCCGCTGTTTCGCCAACTTCGGACTGGTCGCGCTGGACGTCGCCGCGATCACCATCGGCGACGACGTCCAGATCGGGGCGAACGTCCAGCTCCTGACGCCCACCCACCCGATCGAGCCGGTGCTCCGCCGACAGAAGTGGGAGGCCGCCAGGCCGATCACCATCGGCGACAACGTCTGGCTCGGCAGCGGGGTCATCGTGCTGCCGGGCGTGACGATCGGCGAGAACACGGTGGTGGGTGCGGGCGCGGTCGTCACCAAGGACCTGCCCGCCAACGTCGTCGCGGTCGGCAACCCGGCCCGGGTCGTACGGGAGATCGACCCGGACGCCCCGGTCACCGACCCCCGGGCGGGCTGACCCGGGCGGCGGTCAGCGGTAGCCGGTGACGTCGGCGGGCCTACCGGCGTCCTGGACCTCGACGATGTAACGCCAGCAGTCCGGCCGGGAGCCGTCGAGGTCGGTGAAGCCGTACTCGGCGGCGAGCCCGCCGCTGGACAGCGACCGCCCGTTCCACCGGGCCCGGTCGGCGTCGGCGGCCAGGGCGGCGACGGCCCGACCGACGAACCGGGGCGTCTCCGAGATGGCGAAGTGCGGTTCCCGCTCGAGGGCGTCCCGCCAGTTCTCCTCGGTGACGCCGAACATGTCGAGCATGATCTCCGACCGCATCCAGCCGGGGGTGAGCGTGACGGCGGTGGCGCCGTACGGGGCGAGGTCCTTGGCGTGCGCCCAGCCGAGCCGGCCGACGGCGGTCTTGGCGAGGTCGTAGAACGGCGACAGCCGGTAGTTGCCGGCGTTGTACTCGGCGGTGCCGTCGGTCATCTCGACGAGCAGGCCGCCGGGCCGCTCGATGAGCAGCGGCAGCGCGTGGTGCGCGGTGATCAGGTGGGTGTCGACGGCCAGCCGTAGCTGGCGCAGCCCCTTGTCCAGGTCGTGCTTCCAGACCGGGGTGTTCCACTCCGTCAGGTATTCGCCGCCCCAGATGTCGTTGACCAGTACGTCGAGCCGGCCGGTCTCGGCGCGGATCCGGTCGACCAGCGCGGCGACCTCGGTCGGGACGAGGTGGTCGACGCGGACCGGGATGCCGATGCCGCCGGCGGCGTCGACCATGGCGGCGGTCTCCTCGATGGTTTCGGGGCGGCCGTACTCCGACCGCTGCGTTCCGCTCGTGCGTCCGGTCACGTAGACCCGGGCGCCGATCGCCCCGAGTTCGACGGCGATGCCGCGCCCGGCCCCACGGGTGCCACCCGCCACCAGAGCGACGATCTGCGACTCATGCATCGGACTGTGCCCCCACTCTTTTGTAAACGACCGTTCGTTTATATAGTGGTGGCATGCCGCGCCGCAAATCAGTTCCTGACGAGCAGATCCTGGACGACGTCCTGGGCCTGATCGAACAAGTCGGCGGGGCACCGTCCTTCGCGGCGGTCGCGGCCGCCTCGGGGCTCGCCCCGGCGACCCTGGTCCAGCGGTTCGGGACGAAGGAGGCCATGGTCGCGGCGGCGCTCGCCCGCGCCTGGGACCGTCTGGAGGCGCGGACGGAGCGGGCCGTCGCCGCCATGGCACCCGGTCCCGAGGGGGCCGTGGACCTGCTGGTCGAACTCAGCGGGGACTACGACGGCGGCGGCTACGTGGACGGGCTGGTGCTCCTGCGCGAAGACCTCCGCCGGTCGGCGACGAGGGCCCGCGGGCTCGCCTGGCTCCACCGCCTGGAGACCGCGGTCGACGCCGCGATCGGCGGCACCGGTGGCGCGGACCGCCCGGTCGGACGGCTGCTGGTGTCGCTGTGGCAGGGCGAACTCGCCTGGTGGGGTTTTGCCGGCCAGGGCCGGGCCGGCGATCACGTACGGCCCCGGCTCGAACACCTCCTACGCGCCGTCCTGCCCGGGGCCGGGCCGGGACCGCGGCCGGAGCCCGGGCACCGGTAGCCCGCCACGCACGTTCGGCGGGCCACCGGTGGCGTGCGGCTACCGGGTCAGCTCCGGCCCGAAGAGCTCCGCCGTGGACAGCGGCAGGTGCGTCTCGAACGGCAGGTACGGCAGGCTCGTCCGGTCGGCGTCGAGGTCGTACCGGGGCTGGTAGCCCAGGTGCAGATAGAGCGCCTCGGCCTCCGGCTGGCGCGGTCCGGTCGTCAGCCAGATGCGGCGGTATCCGCGGCGGACCGCCTCGGCCTCCAGTTCGCGCATCACCTGCCGGGCCAGCCCCTGGCGGCGGTGCGCCGAGTCGGTCCACACCCGCTTGATCTCGGCGGTCTCGCGGTCGTACCGGCGGAAGGCGCCACCGGCCACGGCCGTGCCGTCCGCCGTGAGCAGCAGCAGGAAGGCGCCGTGCGGCGGGGCGAAGTCGCCGGCCGGATACCGCGTCATCTCCTCGTTCGGCCCGTAGCGGGTCCGGTATTCGTGGGTCAGCTCGTCGAGCAGCGGACGGGCCGCCGGATCGGCCGGGCTGGTGTAGCGGACCGTCAGTCGTCGTGCCGTCATCGGGTCAGCTCCTGGGGAGCCCGGGCGGGTTGACCTGCGAGGTGGGGATCGCCTCGTCGCCGAGCCCCCAGCGGGCCAGGACCTGGGCGTACGTGCCGTCCTGGATGACCGCGTTCAGTGCCGCGCTCAGCGCCTCGGCGAACCCGTTGCCCTTCTGCGTCATCGCCGCGATCTGGGCGGGTACCTCGCCGCCGCCGGGGACGATCCCGACGACCTTGGTCTTGCCGCTGACCGCGGCGTGGTAGGCGACCGACGGGTTCGGCCCGAAGTACGCGTCGATCCGGCCGGACAGCAGGGCGAGCTGGTAGTCGGTCGAGGTCTGGTAGTAGGTGATGTTCACCGGGGCGAGGCCGGCGGCCTTGTTCTGCGCGTCCCAGCGCAACAGGACCTCCTCCTGGTTGGTACCGGACCCGACCGAGACGTTCAGGCCGGCGATGTCGGCCGGCTTTTCGATCTTGTCGATGCCGCCGTCGATGCGGACCTCCCAGCCCAGCGAGTCGACCCGGTAGGTGGCGAAGTCGTAGATGTCCTTGCGTTCCTCGGTCACCGTGATGTTGGAGAAGCCGACCTCGTTCTGCCCGGAGCGGACCGCGAGGAACAGGTTGTCCCAGGAGGTCGGCTGCAGGTCGAGTTCCAGCCCCAGTACGTCGGCCACCAACTGGGCGATGTCCGGTTCGGCCCCGATCAGGGTGCGGTCGTCGTCGGCCCGGAAGTACAGCGGCGGTGTCGTGCCGGCGCTGATCCCGACGTTGAGCCTGCCGTCCGCCGCGACGGCCGCGGGCACCTTGGCCGCGATGGCGTCGACCTTCGTGCTACGTATCCGCTTCTGGTCCGGGCTGGTGTTGATCACCGTCGACCCGGCCTGCTCGCCGGTGGTGGCGACGGGCTCGTCGTCGGGCGCTCCGCAGGCGGCCAGTGCGAGCAGCGCGGTCAGGGCCAGCGCGACGACCCGGCGAGGTCGGTTACGGGACATGCGGACTCCTTGGAGAGGGGGATCGGTGGGTCACAGGACCTTCGCCAGGAACGCGCGGGTCCGTTCGTGCTTCGGCCGGTCGAGCACCTCGTCGGGTGGGCCCTGCTCGACGATCACGCCGCCGTCCAGGAAGACGACGGTGTCGGCGACCTCGCGGGCGAAGCCGACCTCGTGCGTGACGACGACCATCGTGGTGCCGGCCCGGGCCAGGTCCTTCATCACCTCGAGCACCTCGCCGACCAGTTCCGGGTCGAGGGCGGAGGTCGGTTCGTCGAAGAGCAGCACCTTGGGGCGTAGCGCCAGGGCGCGGGCGATCGCGACCCGCTGCTGCTGCCCGCCGGACAGCCGGCGCGGATAGGCGTCGGCCTTGTCCGCCAGCCCGACCCGGTCGAGCAGTTCGGCGGCGAGTTCGAGCACCTCCCGCCGGGGCCGGCCCTGCGCCGACACCGGTGCCTCGGCGACGTTCTCCAGCGCGGTCAGGTGCGGGAAGAGGTTGAAGTTCTGGAAGACGAACCCGATGTGGGTGCGCTGCCGCAGGATCTCCCGTTCCTTCAGTTCGCGCAGCCGGTTGCCGGTACGCCGGTAGCCGATCAGCTCGCCGTCGATGCGTACCGAGCCGCGGTTGACCTTCTCCAGGTGGTTGACGCAGCGCAGCAGCGTCGACTTGCCGGAGCCGGAGGGGCCCAGCACGACCACCACCTCGCCGGCGCGGACCCGCAGGTCGACCCCGCGCAGCACCTCGAGTGGGCCGAAGCTCTTGTGGATGCCGTGCAGCTCCACCATCGGCCGCTGCGGGGCGCTCACCGCTCACCCGCCAGGTCCGCGGCGAGCTGTTCCCGGCCGGCGCGGCGCTGCCGCCGGGCCGCCGTCGCGGTGGCGACGAGCCGGCGGATCCGTTGCACCGGCGTCGGCGGGAGCGTCCGTACGGCGCCCCGGGCGTAGTGCCGTTCGACGTGGTACTGCACGACCGACAGGACGGTGGTCAACAGCAGGTACCAGATCGCCGCGACCAGCAGCAGCGCGATGACCCGGCCGTTGCGGGCGTAGATCACCTGCACCTGGTAGAAGAGTTCCGGGATGGCCATGATGTAGACGACCGAGGTCCCCTTGACCATTCCGATGATCTCGTTGCCGGCGTTGGGGATGATGCTCCGCATCGCCTGCGGCAGCAGGATCCGCCGCACCTGGCGGCCCCGCGGGATGCCGAGCGCGGCGGCCGCCTCCAGCTGGCCCTGGTCGACCGAGAGGAACCCGGACCGGACGATCTCGGCGGCGTAGGCCGCCTGGTGCAGGGCCAGGCCCAGCGTCGCGGCGGTCATCGGCCCGATCAGGTGCATCGTGTCGACGGCGACGAACGACGGGCCGAACGGGACGCCGAACGAGATCTGGTCGTACAGCAGCGCCAGGTTGAACCAGAAGAGCAGCTGCAGGATCAGCGGTACGGAGCGGAACAGCCACACGTAGCCCCAGGCGACGCTGGTCAGCAGCGGGCTCGCGGACAGCCGCATGAGGGCGATCACGGTGCCGAGTAGGAAGCCGAGCACGATGCCGAGCACGGTGAGCTGCAGGGTCGTGCCCACCGACCGCAGGACGGTCTCGTAGAAGAGGTACTGCCCGACGAAGTGCCAGTCCCAGGCCGGATTGGTGATCAACGCGTTGGCGGCCATGGCGACCAGCACCAGTGTCACGGCGGTCGCCACCCACCGCCAGGGATGCCGGGCCGGCACCACCTTCAGCGGCTTCTCCTCGGGCTGCGCCTCGGGCGGCCCGGGCCGGTCGATCGCGGGTGCGGGGGCGGTCATCGTGGCCTCCAGGAAGGCCCCGGGCCGGCCGGTGGCCGGGCGGCACGGGACGGCGCGATGCGGCGCCGACCCGGTCGGGGCGGGGGAGCGGGGTGGTGTGGGCGGCGCTCGCGCCGGTGGCTCAGGCGCGGGGTCGACGGACCGCCCGGTCGCCGACGGTCAGCGCGGACACCGCCCGCCGGCGTATCGCACGAGGTCGATGACGAGGCGGGCGACGAGAAATTCTGCCGCGCGGTGCATGGGCTCGATATTCATCAATTACACGAGCCGTGTCAATGGTTGTCCCAGTTTTGGTTTCTGTATTTGCTGCGCCATTGATCAAACGTGCTGGCCAGCGACGATTCTTGATGATCTCCCATGGGTTGAGTGGGAGATAAAACTGTTACGGCGATTACTTGAATGGGAACATCGTTAAATGCCGAGGTCAGCTGTGATCGTCAATGGGAAACGGTGTGCCCGGTGATCGGTCCGGTCGGCCGGTGCGCCGGTTCGTGCCAGTCCGGCAGTTCGGCGCCGGGTGCGGCGAAGGAGTCGAAGTCGGTGCTGTCCCGGAAGGCCGGCAGCGTGTAGAGGTCCCGGGCGTACGCCCACAGGTGCGGGTAGACGTGCAGGCCCGAATTGATCGAACGCCGGGCGTTGGGGCCGACGTCGAAGCGGACCAGGGTCACCCAGAGCCGGATGTCGGCCTCCGTGACGGTCGGTCCGACCAGGTAGCGCCGGGTCGCCAGCCGGCTGTCGAGGGCGGCGAACGCGTCGAGCAGTGCCGCGCGGGCCTTGACGCCCTCGGGCCCCGGCCGGGCCGCCACGCCGACGCCGTGGTTGACGACCGGCCCGAGCCAGGCGTCCAGTTCCTCGATCTCGGCCCGGTGTGCCTCGGGGTAGGTGTCCGTCACCGGTTCGGCGACGCGCCGGAACCGGGTCGCGAGGTCGATCCCGATGGTCTTGAAGTCGTTGCTGGCCACGCGGGCGCTGGCGCGGTCCCACAACGTCGGCACCGACACGTGCCCGTCGAAGCCCTCCTCCGTCGCCTCGTAGGCCTGCCGCAGCAGGCTGAAGCCGTTCACGGGGTCCGGTCCGAAACGCTCGCGGAACGCCCAGCCGCGGCCGTCCCGCTCGTTGTCCACGTAGGACAGGGTGACGACCTCTGTGAGGTTCGCCAGGGCGCGGGTGATCTCCAGCCGTTGCGACCACGGGCAGAACCGGCCGGCGTAGAGGTGGTAGCGCCCGGCCCGGGCGGTGAGGTCACCGGCGGCGCCGTCCTCGACGATCCGGTCGGCGAACCGGTAGAGCGGGCGTGGATCGTCGGGCCGGCGGGTGATGCGGTACTCCCCGAAGCGCCGGGTGTCGGCCGGGCTGGCCAGTCCATCGGAAATGGGCGGTCGTGGCATGGGAACCTCCGAATGGCGACCGAGAATAACCCATTAAACCTACCGCCTAGATAGGTTATGGTACAGGTCTGCGGAGCTACCGTTCGATGCGGCCCAGCCAGGCGGTGAGGATCGTCTCGAACTGGGTCGCCTCCTGCGCGGTGAGGGTGTCGAGCAGGCGGCGTTCGTTGCGCATGTGCTCGGTGAACGCCTGGTCGATCAGGCGCCGGCCGGCCGGGGTCAGTGCCACGACCCGCCCGCGCCCGTCGGTCGTGCTCCGCCGGCGGGTCACCAGGCCGTCGCGTTCGAGCCGGTCGACGCGCTTGGTCATGGCGCCGGTGGTGACCATCGTGAAGTGGGCGAGTTCGCCGGGCGCCCGCTCGTACGGCTCGCCGGCCCGCCGCAGGGCGGCCAGCACGTCGAACTCGCCCTCGCTGAGGCCGTGCCGGCGGTAGACGACGCACAGTTCCTCGGTCAGGTGGGCGGCGAGCCGGTGCAGGCGGCCGATCACCGCCTGCGGCGTCACGTCGACGTCGGGCCGTTCCCGGGCCCACTCCTGCTGGATGCGGGCGACGTGGTCGAGGCGCTGCTCACTCATGCCCACAGCCTACCTTCCATGGAAGCTATATTGCTTCCATGGAAGGTAATCTCCGGTGGAGCCTGGTGACCGCGGTCGCGCCGGTGGCCTGGGGCACCACGTACTACGTCACCCACCAGTTCCTGCCGGCCGACCAGGCGCTCTACGGGGCGGTGATCCGGGCCCTGCCGGCCGGCCTGCTGCTGCTCGCCGTACGGCGCCGGCTGCCGGTCGGCCCGTGGTGGTGGCGGTCGGCGGTGCTGGGCACCCTGAACATGGGCGCGTTCTTCGCCCTGGTCTACCTGGCGGCGCAGGTCCTGCCGACCAGCGTCGCCTCGACCGTCATGGCGACCTCCCCGGTCGCGATGATGATGATCGCCTGGGCGCTGCTCGCCGAACGCCCGCACCTGCCCGCCCTGGCCGGCGCCGGCCTCGGGATCGTGGGTGTCGCCCTCATGCTGTTCACCGGTACGTCCGCGGTCGACCCCGTCGGCGTACTGGCCTCGGTGGCCGCGATGGCCATGTCGTCGGTCGGCTACGTCCTGACCAAACGGTGGGGCGGCCAGGTCGACGTGCTGGCGTCGACCTCGTGGCAACTCGTCGCCGGCGGCGCCGTCCTGCTGCCGGTCGCCGTCGCCGTCGAGGGCGCGCCGCCGGACCTCGACGCCGCGGCCGTCCTCGCCTTCGGCTACGTGACGGTGGTCGCCACCGCGCTCGCCTTCGTCGCCTGGTTCGCCGGGCTGCGTCGGCTCAGCGCGGCGACGGTCGGGCTGATCGGCCTGCTGAACCCGGTGACCGGGGTGCTGCTCGGCACCCTGCTCGCCGCCGAGACGCTGACCGCGCGTCAGGTCGGCGGCATCGCCCTCGTCCTGGCCGGGATCGCGCTGGGCCAGCCGGCGGTGGCGGCCCGGTTGACCGGCCGTACGAGGCGTGGTCGGCGCGCCGACCACGACATCCGGGAGTCCGGTGACGGAGCGCGCCGCGCGGCACCGACAGCGTGACCCTTCCGAAGGTCGATCGGATCGGCCGAACGGTCATAGGAATGCCCTTTCTTATGGATGGTCAAGACCGGTCCCGGCAAACAGATACTTGTCGAAACATCCGGGCCGACCGTGGCGGTGCACCGACCACAGTCGACGGTGCAATCAAGATCGGCGGTATCGATGATCGAGGGGACGGTTCTGCCGACCGACCCGACCACACACGGGTGGACCGCCGTCGACTTCACCGCCGCGCCCACCCCCTCCGCGCCGATCACCTGGGGGCAGCGGGCGCTGTGGATGGCCATCCTGCGCAAGCCGGAATACCAGCCGAACATCAACCTGCGCCGGGTGGTGACGGTGCCCCGGCGTGCGCCGGCGGACGTACTGCGGGCCATCGGCGCGCTGCTCACCCGGCACAGTTCGCTGCGCACCCGGCTGCGCACGGTCGACGGGGACCTGCGCCAGGACGTCGTCGACAACGGCACGCACCCGGTGCTGCTGGTGCCCGCCGACGTCACCGCCGACGGCGTCCCGGTCGACGTCGGCGCCGCTGACGTCGCCCGCGTCGCCGACGAGACCGCCGCCCGGCTGGCGTCGACCGCGTTCGACCACGCCGAGGAACTGCCGCAGCGCATCGCGCTGGTCCTCGTCGCCGGACGGGTCCGTCAGGTCGTGATCGTCTTCAGTCACACCACCGTCGACTTCCGGGCCGCCGAACTCGTCCTGCGCGACCTGCGGCTGCTGCTCCTGCGCGGGGCGATCGACAGCCCGGCCGGGCTCCAGTCGGTCGACGTCGCCCGGCGCGAGCACGACGCCGGCGCCCGCCGTCGCGGCGAGCGGGCGGTGGCCCGCTGGGTCGACGGCTACGGTCGGCTGCCCCGGGAAACCCTGCCCGAGGTCGGCCCGCCGCTCTCGCCACGGTTCCGGCGCGGGGTGCTGGTCTCGGCGGCGGCCGACACCGCCGTACGCATGATCGCCAACCGGCACCAGGTCACCAGCTCGACCGTCATCCTCGCCGCCACGTCCCTGGTGCTGGCGACCTGGTCCGGCAACGACGTCGTCGGCGTCTACACGATGGTCAGCAACCGCTCGCTGCCCGGCTACGACGAGGCGATCGCGAAACTCAACCAGCTCGGCATGGTCGTCGTCGACCTCGCAGACCGGCCCACCTTCGCCGATCTGCTGCCCCGGGTCTGGTCGGCGGCGATGAACGCCTACCGGTCGGCCTACTACGACCCGGCCGACATGCGGACCGCGTTCGAGGCGGCCGGCTACCCGTACGCCACCGGCATCAACGCCCACTGCTACCTCAACGACATCCGGCTCGCCACCGACGCCGACCTGTTCGGACACGACACCTCGCCGGCCCGGGTCCGGGCCGCGCTGGCCGAGTCGTCGTTCAACTGGGCGGAATCGTTCGACGCCTTCACCTGGCGGACCCGGCTCGAGATCGTCGACCGGCCGGGCGGCCTCGGCCTCGCGCTGACCGCCGACACCGCCCACCTGCCGCCCGACCGGGCCGAGCGCCTCCTGCGCGACCTCGACCGGCTGCTGGTCGAGGCCGCCCTCCACGACGTCCCGTGGCCATGGCGCTGACGCCGACCACCACCCGACCGCGACCGGCACCCACCGCGGCGGTCACCCCGGCCCGTCCCGGCCGGACACCCACCGGCCAGAAATCTCCCGAGGAGTGTGGCGAACGATGATCGAGCTGCCGCTGTCACCAGCGCAGGAACGGCTGTGGTTCCTCGACCGGTTCGATCCGGGCCAGCCCAACAACGTCGCCTTCGCCCGTCGCCTGCACGGCCCGCTCGACCCGGACCTGCTCACCCGCGCCCTGGCCGTGGTCACCACCCGGCACGAGGCGCTGCGGGCCACGTTCGTCGAACGTGACGGCGCACCCGTACAGGTGATCGCCGACCCCGGCGAGTTCGACCTCGAACGCGTCGACCTGTCCGGCGAACCCGAACAACTGCGGGAGGACCGGGCCCGCGAGATCGGCTGGGACTACTTCGACACCCGGTTCGACCTGGCCGGCGGTCCGTTGATCCGGGCCGCGCTGCTCAGGTTCGCCGCCGACGACCACCTGCTGGTCATGGTCGTCCACCATGTCGTCTTCGACGGCGCCTCGCAGGCCGTCCTGATCGCCGACCTCGGCATCGCCTACGGCGCCCTGCTCACCGGCACCGAACCCGCCTTCACGCCGCTGCCGATCGGCTGGAGCGACTACGTACGCGAGCAGGCCGACCAGCCGCCCGGCAAGACCGAACAGGACCTCGCCTACTGGCGCGAGCGGCTCGCCGACGCACCCGCCCTGACCCTGCCGACCGACCTGCCCCGGCCGCTGTTCAAGACCCCGCGCACCGAACGGGTGCACCACCGGATCGCCGGCGACCTCGCCGGTCAGGTGCAGCGGCTGGCCCGCAGCCAGCGGTGCACCCCGTACATGGTGCTGCTCACCGCCTGGCAGCTGCTGCTCGGCCGGCACGCCGGGCAGACCGACGTCAGCGTCGGCTCGGCCAGCGCCGGCCGGTCCCGTACCGAACTCGAACCGCTCGTCGGCTGCTTCGTGCACACCCTGGTCATGCGCGGCGACCTGTCCGGCGACCCCACCGTCGCCGACCTGCTGCGCCGCACCCGCACCACCGCCCTGGAGGCGTACGCGCACCAGCAGATCCTCTTCGAACGGCTGGTCAGCGAACTCGACGTGGCCCGCGACGTCAGCCGCACGCCGCTGTTCGAGACGATGTTCATCCTGCACACCCAGGACAGTCCCGAGATGGACATCCTGCCCGGCATCAAGGGCGCCCCGTTCTCGATCGGTATCACCCAGGTCCTGTTCGACCTGGTGCTCGACGCCTGGATCGGCCCGGAGATGCTGGCCCTGTCGCTGCGCTACGACACCGGCCTGTTCACCCCGGACACCGTCCGCGCCTACCTGCAGCGCTACGAGGTGCTGCTCCGGGCCATGATCGCCACCCCGGACGCCCGGCTGTCCGAACTGCCGATGGACGACGTCACCGGCCAGCGCCAGGTGCTCGCCTGGGGCCAGGGGCCGCGCCGCCGCTACAGCGGCACCGTACCGAGCCTGTTCGCCGCCCGGGCCGCCGCGCACCCCGACGCGCCCGCCGTCGACGACCACACCTACGGCACCCTCGACGCGCGGGCCGACCAGATCGCCCGGCACCTGTCCGGGCTCGGCGTCGGACCGGGCTCGGTCGTCGGCGTCTGCCTGGACCGTGGCCCCGACCTCGTCGCGACCCTGCTCGCCGTCTGGCGTTGCGGCGGCGCCTACCTGCCGCTCGACCCGAACCTGCCGGCCGCCCGGCTGTCCTGGCTGCGCGCCGACGTCGACGCCAGCCACCTGGTCACCCGGCACGGCGTCGCCCCGGACCTCGACGGATACGCGCACGTCGTCGACCTGGCCACCGCCGACCTCGCGGTGGGGGAGGCCGCCGCCGTCGAACCCCGCCACGACCCGCAGGCACTGGCGTACATCCTGCACACCTCCGGCTCCACCGGCCGGCCCAAGGGCGTCGAGGTGTCGCACGCCGCGCTGACCAACCTGCTGCTGTCGATGCGCGACACGCTCGGCAGCGGCCCGTCCGACGTGTGGCTCGGCCTCACCTCGCTGTCGTTCGACATCAGCGGCCTGGAGCTCTACCTGCCGCTGGTCACCGGCGCCCGGCTGGTCCTCGTACCCGAGGAGAGCGTCAAGGACGGCGTCGCCGTCGTCCGGATCGCCCACGACAACGCGGTCACCCACGTGCAGGCGACCCCGTCCGGCTGGCGGATGCTGCTCGACGCCGGCTTCAACACGCCGACCGTGACCGCGCTGACCGGCGGTGAGGCGTTGCCGCCCCGGCTCGCCCGCGAGCTGCGGCCCCGGGTGCGCCGCCTGGTCAACGTGTACGGCCCCAC is a window from the Polymorphospora rubra genome containing:
- a CDS encoding condensation domain-containing protein; its protein translation is MIEGTVLPTDPTTHGWTAVDFTAAPTPSAPITWGQRALWMAILRKPEYQPNINLRRVVTVPRRAPADVLRAIGALLTRHSSLRTRLRTVDGDLRQDVVDNGTHPVLLVPADVTADGVPVDVGAADVARVADETAARLASTAFDHAEELPQRIALVLVAGRVRQVVIVFSHTTVDFRAAELVLRDLRLLLLRGAIDSPAGLQSVDVARREHDAGARRRGERAVARWVDGYGRLPRETLPEVGPPLSPRFRRGVLVSAAADTAVRMIANRHQVTSSTVILAATSLVLATWSGNDVVGVYTMVSNRSLPGYDEAIAKLNQLGMVVVDLADRPTFADLLPRVWSAAMNAYRSAYYDPADMRTAFEAAGYPYATGINAHCYLNDIRLATDADLFGHDTSPARVRAALAESSFNWAESFDAFTWRTRLEIVDRPGGLGLALTADTAHLPPDRAERLLRDLDRLLVEAALHDVPWPWR
- a CDS encoding non-ribosomal peptide synthetase, with the protein product MIELPLSPAQERLWFLDRFDPGQPNNVAFARRLHGPLDPDLLTRALAVVTTRHEALRATFVERDGAPVQVIADPGEFDLERVDLSGEPEQLREDRAREIGWDYFDTRFDLAGGPLIRAALLRFAADDHLLVMVVHHVVFDGASQAVLIADLGIAYGALLTGTEPAFTPLPIGWSDYVREQADQPPGKTEQDLAYWRERLADAPALTLPTDLPRPLFKTPRTERVHHRIAGDLAGQVQRLARSQRCTPYMVLLTAWQLLLGRHAGQTDVSVGSASAGRSRTELEPLVGCFVHTLVMRGDLSGDPTVADLLRRTRTTALEAYAHQQILFERLVSELDVARDVSRTPLFETMFILHTQDSPEMDILPGIKGAPFSIGITQVLFDLVLDAWIGPEMLALSLRYDTGLFTPDTVRAYLQRYEVLLRAMIATPDARLSELPMDDVTGQRQVLAWGQGPRRRYSGTVPSLFAARAAAHPDAPAVDDHTYGTLDARADQIARHLSGLGVGPGSVVGVCLDRGPDLVATLLAVWRCGGAYLPLDPNLPAARLSWLRADVDASHLVTRHGVAPDLDGYAHVVDLATADLAVGEAAAVEPRHDPQALAYILHTSGSTGRPKGVEVSHAALTNLLLSMRDTLGSGPSDVWLGLTSLSFDISGLELYLPLVTGARLVLVPEESVKDGVAVVRIAHDNAVTHVQATPSGWRMLLDAGFNTPTVTALTGGEALPPRLARELRPRVRRLVNVYGPTETTIWSTAAEIADAASEITLGGPLANTQLYVVDAALRPVPVGVPGELLIGGAGVALGYRGRPELTAQRFVPDPYGPPGARLYRTGDRVRWLRGGKLEFLGRVDHQVKIRGHRIELGEIEARLSGHPDVHLAAVVTAGEGHDTRLVGYVTAAPGAEPSSRQLRAHLAEELPAYMVPGQVVVLDAMPLNTAGKIDRRSLPAAEAGDLEVREYLAPRTEMEEMVTATWGDVLGRDRVGALDDFFDIGGHSLLATRVVARLGAALGLEVPIRVLFLHSTAETFAAAVEELLVADVEQLSDDEVASLLDGGVAR